One Kazachstania africana CBS 2517 chromosome 5, complete genome DNA window includes the following coding sequences:
- the DOA1 gene encoding Doa1p (similar to Saccharomyces cerevisiae DOA1 (YKL213C); ancestral locus Anc_1.534) has translation MFQLSASLKGHDQDVKDIVAIANDKFATVSRDGTMRVWTYNGTESSWDNRIMFHSTKFLNSICFDPIHQIIYFGGQESLIHGISMEDISNTTDHLIEPDFTLIGHESNVCSLEVNVSNGDVISGSWDKTSKVWSNAQLKCNLQGHNASVWNAKFIDNDSFITVSADKTIKLWQNNKLLKTLSNIHSDVIRYVHVLDNDRFVTCSNDGSVKIFNKDGKIIMTLEGHESFVYQIKYNPNTYQLVSCGEDRSVRIWDLNDNGNVKQVLRFPAISIWCVDFLPNNDIIVGSSDNTVRIFTTDHSRVSSQEELKEFEQQLESSTLNPQEMGFDESKLSPYEILQTNNGKEGKIVVVKAPSGVIEAHQFSNGKWIKVGDVVGSTATSSDKKVEYEGKLYDFVFDVDIEEGKPPLKLPVNTNDNVYDVADKFILRYNLPAEYKDQIVNFIIKNTSGVSLDTNNAEKKVPPAAPAVDISNMKVLPVKKYLSMKSFTPDSIFNGIVKFNANENTFNDDDLATIGAALNDLENSWDVLYNYAMTIKQKWSNKVPAYDIIRLIVDKLSKSDDIHEFIDEGLGTRNITTTMLTIRILVNCFKNKNWGMALMSSSKVYTSIFETIDTIFPEAVKRQSQNLAISVATLAFNYSVLILSESQSNKSLLDAIPVVADAINNKFGVLEEYQESEEAAYRLLVAYGNLATLEPSLRQFSKSISWLVKIRNLYSGNKRFHDLFDDLN, from the coding sequence ATGTTTCAATTAAGCGCATCTTTGAAAGGCCACGACCAAGACGTTAAGGATATTGTAGCAATTGCAAATGATAAGTTCGCCACTGTGTCCAGAGATGGTACCATGCGCGTTTGGACATACAATGGTACTGAGTCCTCTTGGGATAACAGAATCATGTTCCATTCTacaaaattcttgaattcaATTTGCTTCGATCCAATCCATCAGATAATATACTTTGGTGGCCAAGAATCTTTGATCCATGGTATATCCATGGAAGATATCTCTAACACGACCGATCATCTTATTGAACCCGATTTTACTCTCATAGGCCATGAAAGCAATGTTTGTTCATTAGAAGTTAACGTTTCAAATGGTGACGTAATCAGTGGAAGTTGGGATAAAACTTCGAAAGTTTGGTCTAATGCACAATTGAAATGTAATCTTCAAGGCCACAATGCCTCCGTTTGGAATGCTAAATTTATTGACAACGACTCCTTCATCACAGTTTCTGCTGACAAGACCATTAAATTGTGGCAAAACAACAaactattgaaaactttgTCGAATATTCATAGCGATGTTATTAGATACGTCCACGTCCTAGATAACGACAGATTTGTTACTTGTTCAAATGATGGTTCcgtcaaaattttcaataaagatgGTAAAATCATTATGACCCTGGAAGGTCACGAAAGTTTTGTTTaccaaatcaaatataatcCAAATACATATCAACTTGTAAGTTGCGGAGAAGACAGATCTGTAAGAATCTGGGACCTAAATGATAACGGGAATGTCAAACAAGTTTTGAGATTTCCAGCTATCTCCATCTGGTGTGTGGATTTCTTACCAAATAACGATATTATTGTCGGATCAAGTGACAACACTGTAAGAATATTTACTACAGATCACTCTAGAGTGTCATCTCAGGAAGAActtaaagaatttgagCAACAGTTAGAAAGTTCAACTTTAAACCCTCAAGAAATGGGTTTTGACGAGTCAAAATTGTCCCCATACGAGATCTTGCAAACAAATAATGGTAAAGAAGGCAAAATTGTAGTTGTAAAAGCCCCCTCTGGAGTCATCGAAGCGCATCAGTTCTCTAATGGTAAATGGATTAAAGTCGGTGATGTCGTTGGATCAACCGCAACTAGTAGCGATAAGAAAGTTGAATATGAAGGTAAATTATATGATTTCGTATTTGACGTTGACATAGAAGAGGGGAAGCCTCCATTAAAGTTACCAGTAAATACTAACGATAATGTGTATGATGTGGCAGATAAGTTCATTCTTCGTTATAATTTACCTGCTGAATACAAAGATCAAATtgtcaatttcatcataaaGAATACAAGTGGGGTATCTCTTGACACTAATAATGCTGAGAAAAAAGTACCTCCTGCTGCTCCAGCtgttgatatttcaaatatgaaagTTTTACCTGTTAAGAAATACTTGTCGATGAAGAGCTTCACTCCTGATTCAATCTTTAATGGTATAGTAAAATTCAATGCTAATGAAAATACattcaatgatgatgatttagCCACCATTGGCGCCGCTTTGAATGATCTAGAAAATAGCTGGGACGTATTATATAATTATGCCATGACAATTAAGCAAAAATGGTCTAATAAAGTGCCTGCCTACGACATCATACGACTTATAGTGgataaattatcaaaatcagATGATATTCATGAATTTATCGATGAGGGTCTAGGAACTAGAAACATAACAACTACCATGCTAACTATTCGGATATTGGTCAATTGCttcaagaataaaaattgGGGGATGGCACTTATGTCATCCTCAAAAGTTTACACTTCTATCTTTGAAACTATTGATACAATATTTCCTGAAGCTGTGAAACGTCAATCTCAAAATTTGGCAATTTCTGTTGCCACTCTAGCCTTCAACTACAGTGTTTTAATCTTATCAGAGAGCCAATCCAATAAATCACTATTAGACGCCATTCCTGTTGTTGCCGACGCAATCAATAACAAATTTGGTGTGCTTGAAGAGTACCAAGAATCAGAAGAAGCCGCATATAGATTACTTGTGGCCTATGGTAACCTTGCAACTCTAGAGCCAAGTCTCAGACAATTTTCCAAGTCGATATCCTGGTTAgtgaaaataagaaatctCTACAGTGGTAATAAAAGGTTTCACGACCTTTTCGATGATTTGAACTAG
- the SAC1 gene encoding phosphatidylinositol-3-phosphatase SAC1 (similar to Saccharomyces cerevisiae SAC1 (YKL212W); ancestral locus Anc_1.533), which translates to MSCPLLFAQTPEGLYFKPATSAEKTEEDAVIFLSSHDHSVRSVDVENFPIQSNNMRKISALLGFIRLKLNTYAIIADTVDEVGKFNDLHAIYKVLNYSVIASNLNARVDSDESEYLKLLNLQLKNADLFFSYTYDLTNSLQRNESIGNNTFYNWSKCDERFFWNYYITKDLRKLSETDSRVSKFVQPVIYGNANCTNTVFNSVPIQISLITRRSIFRAGTRYFRRGIDENGNVANFNETEQILIIRNDANEKNIFSFLQTRGSVPVYWAEINNLKYKPNLVLGEENSFAATKAHFDQQVSLYGDNYLVNLVNQKGHELPIKNSYETVVEELQNPKVHYTYFDFHHECRNMKWHRVKLLLDQLSKMGLSNADFFHKRVINNSQSEVLNLQTSVVRTNCMDCLDRTNVVQSVLAHWVLQKMFETSHVAIENQPWELDSNLLTIFQNLWADNADAVSISYSGTGALKTDFTRTGKRTYMGAFNDLVNSISRYYQNNLTDGPRQDSYDLFLGGFQPYLGHMSSPFADRRPIVIQFLPTILVASLTVFGATIFFPKNHFTSSKNLLFFLISSLILAVSSTLIVNNGLQFVNWPKLVDLGFLIVEHTHNEEKQFKGLKYLQNPKYIKPNKSTNNKRLD; encoded by the coding sequence ATGTCCTGCCCTCTTTTATTTGCTCAGACACCCGAAGGTTTATACTTCAAACCAGCTACTTCTGCTGAGAAGACAGAAGAAGATGCTGTTATCTTCCTTTCATCCCATGATCATTCAGTTAGATCTGTTGACGTGGAAAATTTCCCAATTCAATCTAACAATATGAGAAAAATCTCTGCTCTATTAGGTTTCATTagattgaaattgaacaCTTATGCTATTATTGCTGATACCGTGGATGAAGTCGgtaaatttaatgatttacaTGCAATTTATAAAGTTTTAAACTATTCAGTCATCGCATCAAATTTAAACGCTAGAGTCGACTCTGATGAATCCgaatatttgaaactattgaatttacaattgaaaaatgctgacttattcttttcttataCTTACGATTTAACTAATTCACtacaaagaaatgaatCCATTGGTAATAACACATTTTACAATTGGTCTAAATGTGACGAAAGATTCTTTTGGAACTATTACATTACTAAGGACttaagaaaattatctGAGACTGATTCGCGTGTCAGCAAATTCGTCCAACCAGTCATTTATGGTAATGCTAACTGCACTAATACTGTTTTCAATTCCGTTCCAATTCAAATCAGCCTGATTACAAGACGTAGTATTTTCAGAGCAGGAACGAGATATTTCCGTCGTGgcattgatgaaaatggtaaCGTAGCAAACTTTAATGAAACTGAACAAATTTTAATTATTAGAAACGATGCCAACGAAAAAAACattttctcatttttaCAAACTAGAGGTTCCGTTCCAGTCTATTGGGCTGAGATtaacaatttgaaatacAAACCAAATTTAGTTTTAGGCGAAGAAAACTCTTTTGCGGCCACAAAGGCTCATTTTGATCAACAAGTTTCGTTGTACGGTGACAACTACTTAGTTAATCTTGTTAATCAAAAGGGTCATGAATTACCAATTAAAAACTCATATGAAACTgttgttgaagaattacaaaatccAAAAGTTCATTACACGTACTTTGACTTCCATCATGAATGTCGTAACATGAAATGGCACAGAGtcaaattattattggATCAATTATCCAAAATGGGCTTAAGTAACGCTGATTTCTTCCACAAGAGAGTTATCAATAACTCGCAATCTGAGGTCTTGAATCTTCAAACTTCTGTCGTAAGAACTAACTGTATGGATTGCTTAGATAGAACTAACGTTGTTCAATCCGTTCTAGCACACTGGGTCCTACAAAAAATGTTTGAAACTTCACACGTCGCAATCGAGAACCAACCATGGGAATTAGACTCCAATTTGTTAaccattttccaaaatctATGGGCTGACAATGCCGATGCAGTTAGTATATCTTACTCTGGTACAGGTGCTTTGAAGACTGATTTTACAAGAACGGGGAAGCGTACATATATGGGTGCCTTCAATGATCTTGTCAACTCCATTTCCCGTTATTATCAAAACAATTTAACAGATGGTCCAAGACAAGATTCTTATGACTTATTCTTGGGAGGTTTCCAGCCATATTTGGGCCACATGTCTTCTCCTTTTGCTGACAGAAGACCAATAGTTATACAATTCTTGCCAACTATTTTAGTTGCATCTTTGACTGTGTTCGGTGCGACAATCTTTTTCCCAAAGAACCATTTCACAAGCTCCAAAAATTTACTCTTCTTCCTTATTTCATCGCTCATTTTAGCGGTTTCTTCTACACTTATTGTCAATAACGGTCTGCAGTTTGTCAACTGGCCCAAGTTAGTTGATTTAGGATTCCTAATTGTTGAACATACACATAATGAGGAAAAGCAATTTAAAGGTTTGAAATACTTACAAAAtccaaaatatatcaaaccTAATAAGTCTACGAATAATAAGCGTCTGGATTAG
- the TRP3 gene encoding bifunctional anthranilate synthase/indole-3-glycerol-phosphate synthase (similar to Saccharomyces cerevisiae TRP3 (YKL211C); ancestral locus Anc_1.532), with the protein MSGKNVVLIDNYDSFTWNVYEYICQEGANVKVFRNDKITVEEINDLNPDVLVISPGPGHPTTDSGVSRDAIRFFAGKIPIFGICMGQQCMFEVFGGEVSYAGEIVHGKTSPIFHDNKGFFKGVPQGVAVTRYHSLAGTEESLPDELEVSARTENGIIMGIRHKVYTIEGVQFHPESILTEEGHLMIKNILNITGGTWAENVSKKTKESILDRIYAQRKTDVSKQMEIPGFTASDLEANFKLGLAPKIQNFYERLQLNKGSKRAAVLAEVKRASPSKGDICIDAIAAEQALKYAKAGASAISVLTEPHWFKGTLQDLINVRKILDLEYQSNPSERPCVLRKEFIFCKYQILEARLAGADTVLLIVKMLSQEQLIELYNYTINVMGMVPLVEVNSKEELHRALEVGAKVIGVNNRDLHSFNVDLNTTSKLIDSAPEGTLLIALSGITSASDASNYKEEGVHGFLVGEALMKSSNVKQFIHDLCE; encoded by the coding sequence ATGTCTGGTAAGAACGTTGTGTTGATTGATAACTACGATTCCTTTACTTGGAACGTATACGAATATATCTGCCAAGAAGGTGCAAACGTTAAAGTTTTCCGCAATGACAAGATTACagtagaagaaattaacGATTTAAACCCGGATGTCCTCGTTATTTCTCCAGGGCCAGGCCATCCAACCACTGATTCAGGTGTTTCAAGAGATGCAATCAGGTTCTTTGCCGGTAAGATCCCAATCTTCGGTATTTGTATGGGTCAGCAATGTATGTTCGAAGTGTTTGGAGGTGAAGTCTCTTACGCCGGCGAAATCGTCCATGGTAAAACTTCTCCTATATTCCATGACAACAAGGGCTTCTTTAAAGGTGTGCCTCAAGGTGTCGCAGTCACGAGGTACCATTCCTTGGCAGGTACTGAAGAATCTCTTCCTGATGAATTAGAAGTTTCAGCAAGAACTGAGAATGGTATCATCATGGGTATTAGACACAAGGTTTACACTATTGAAGGTGTACAATTCCATCCAGAGTCTATATTAACTGAGGAAGGTCAtctaatgataaaaaatattttaaatattacCGGTGGTACTTGGGCTGAAAATGTCAGTAAAAAAACTAAAGAATCCATATTAGATCGTATCTACGCTCAAAGAAAAACTGATGTCTCTAAGCAAATGGAAATTCCAGGTTTTACTGCCTCTGACCTCGAagcaaattttaaattagGCTTGGCACCAAAGATTCAAAACTTTTATGAAAGATTACAGCTAAATAAAGGTTCAAAGAGGGCTGCTGTTCTTGCTGAAGTCAAACGTGCGTCGCCTTCAAAGGGTGATATTTGTATAGATGCTATTGCAGCAGAACAAGCTCTGAAATATGCTAAAGCAGGTGCATCTGCTATCTCTGTCTTAACCGAACCACATTGGTTTAAAGGTACTTTACAAGATTTAATTAATGTCAGAAAAATACTGGACCTAGaatatcaatcaaatcCATCTGAAAGGCCATGTGTACTAAGAAAAGAGTTTATTTTCTgcaaatatcaaatcttAGAGGCAAGATTAGCAGGAGCTGATACTGTATTATTGATTGTTAAGATGTTAAGTCAGGAacaattaattgaattataCAATTATACTATTAATGTAATGGGAATGGTGCCATTAGTTGAAGTTAACTCTAAAGAAGAGTTGCATCGTGCTTTAGAAGTTGGTGCAAAGGTTATTGGTGTAAATAACAGAGATTTACATTCATTCAATGTTGATCTAAATACAACGAGTAAACTTATCGATTCAGCTCCTGAAGGTACATTGTTGATTGCTTTATCTGGTATTACTAGTGCCAGTGACGCTTCTAACTATAAGGAAGAAGGAGTTCATGGATTTCTTGTTGGAGAAGctttaatgaaatcaagTAATGTTAAACAATTTATTCATGACTTATGTGAATAG
- the CDC11 gene encoding septin CDC11 (similar to Saccharomyces cerevisiae CDC11 (YJR076C); ancestral locus Anc_1.531), producing MSGIIEASSALRKRKHLKRGINFTLMVVGQSGCGRSTFINTLCGQQVVDTSTTVLLPTDTSTEIALQLREETVELEDDEGVKIQLNIVDTPGFGDSLDNTSSFDIICDYIRHQYDEILLEESRVRRNPRFKDRRVHICLYMITPTGHGLKEMDVEFISKLGNLVNIIPVISKADSLTVEELKLNKKLIMEDIDRFNLPIYNFPYDEEDISQEDYDTNTYLRSTLPFSIVGSNEVYNMDDDLMIRGRKYPWGMLDVEDSSISDFVILRNALLISHLHDLKDYTHEILYERYRTDALSGGNPNKNEPIHDSPIAQPVSPNLSEGNVTSNNGTYIAREEQIRLEEERLRQFEERVQQELLLKRKELLQREQELKEIEERLEKEARMKQEPLEN from the coding sequence ATGTCTGGTATAATTGAAGCGTCCTCCGCATtgagaaagagaaaacatttgaaaagagGGATTAATTTTACTCTTATGGTTGTTGGACAATCAGGATGTGGTAGATCAACTTTTATTAACACACTATGTGGACAACAAGTTGTTGACACTTCCACCACTGTATTACTGCCCACCGACACTTCCACAGAGATTGCTTTGCAGCTGAGAGAAGAAACTGTCGAGTTAGAGGACGACGAGGGAGTTAAGATCCAATTGAACATCGTCGATACGCCGGGATTTGGTGATTCTCTGGATAATACATCTTCATTTGACATTATTTGTGATTATATTCGTCACCAATACGATGAGATTCTGTTGGAGGAAAGTAGAGTGAGGAGAAACCCAAGATTCAAAGACAGGAGGGTTCACATTTGTCTGTACATGATTACACCCACGGGACATGGTTTGAAAGAGATGGACGTTGAGTTCATTTCAAAGTTGGGTAACCTGGTAAATATTATTCCTGTGATTAGTAAAGCTGATTCCTTAACcgttgaagaattgaaattgaataagaaattgattatggaagatattgatagaTTTAATTTACCAATTTATAATTTCCCTTATGATGAAGAGGATATTTCGCAAGAGGATTATGATACAAACACCTATTTACGTTCTACCTTACCATTTTCTATCGTTGGTTCCAATGAAGTTTACAATATGGATGACGATCTAATGATACGTGGTAGAAAATATCCATGGGGGATGCTTGACGTTGAAGATTCATCAATCAGTGATTTTGTCATATTGAGAAATGCGCTATTGATCTCTCATTTACACGACTTGAAAGATTATACTCACGAAATATTATATGAACGTTATAGAACAGATGCGCTATCAGGAGGAAATCCAAATAAGAATGAACCAATCCATGATTCTCCTATTGCTCAACCAGTATCACCAAACCTTTCTGAAGGCAATGTGACGTCAAACAACGGGACTTATATAGCCCGTGAAGAACAAATAAGActggaagaagaaagattaaGACAATTCGAAGAAAGAGTTCAACAGGAATTGCTTCTCAAGAGAAAAGAGCTACTGCAAAGAGAACaggaattgaaagaaattgaggAACGTCTAGAAAAGGAGGCCCGTATGAAACAAGAACCACTTGAGAACTAG
- the UBA1 gene encoding E1 ubiquitin-activating protein UBA1 (similar to Saccharomyces cerevisiae UBA1 (YKL210W); ancestral locus Anc_1.528): MSKLNEEIDEGLYSRQLYVLGKEAMLKMQLSNVLIVGLKGLGIEIAKNVALAGVKSLTLFDPEPVTLQDLSTQFFLNENDIGKKRDLASQSKLEELNAYVPIKVLDHLNDESELGSFQVVVATETVSLEDKIKINSYCHANDIKFVSTETRGLFGNVFVDFGDDFTIIDPTGEEPRTGMVSDIEADGTVTMLDDNRHGLEDGNYVKFSEVEGLEKLNDGTLYKVEVLGPFAFRIGSIEHFGTYKKGGVFTEVKVPQKMSFKSLKDSIQNPELIFSDFAKFERSAQLHLGFQALHHFKIRHQDQLPRPMNNEDANELVKLVTDLAAQQPNVLSGADVNEKLIRELSYQARGDIPGVVALFGGLVAQEVLKACSGKFTPLKQYMYFDSLESLPDVKNFPRNEETTQAINCRYDNQIAVYGIDFQKKVANSKVFLVGSGAIGCEMLKNWALMGLGSGSDGYVVVTDNDTIEKSNLNRQFLFRSKDVGRNKSEVAAEAVVAMNSDLKGKIEPKIDKVGTESEEIFNDAFWQDLDFVTNALDNVDARTYVDRRCVFYRKPLLESGTLGTKGNTQVVVPRLTESYSSSRDPPEKSIPLCTLRSFPSKIDHTIAWAKSLFQGYFFDVPENVNMFISQPDFIEQTLKQSGDVKGIIESILDSINNKPKNFEECIQWARLEFEKKFNHDIKQLLYNFPADAKTSSGEPFWSGAKRAPTPLIFNINEENHYDFVVGGANLRAFNFGLNIDGSSQSKDFYESVIENMDIPVFKPNVNLKIQVNDEDPDPNAGTQSGDEVDTLIKSLPAPSSLSHFALQPAEFEKDDDSNHHIEFITACSNCRAENYSIELADRQKTKFIAGRIIPAIATTTGLVTGLVNLELYKIVDGKDDIEQYKNGFVNLALPFFGFSEPIASPKGKYNEKTYDKIWDRFDIQGDIKLQELIDNFEKNEGLEITMLSYGVSLLYASFFPPKKLKDRLNLPITELVKVVTKNEVPSHVRTMILEICTDDKDGEDAEVPYITIHL; encoded by the coding sequence ATGAGTAAACTAAAcgaagaaattgatgagGGTCTGTACTCTCGTCAATTGTATGTTCTAGGTAAAGAAGCCATGTTAAAGATGCAACTTTCAAACGTTTTGATCGTTGGTTTGAAAGGTTTAGGTATTGAAATCGCTAAAAATGTTGCCCTGGCTGGTGTCAAATCTTTGACTCTATTTGACCCAGAACCTGTTACTCTTCAGGACCTTTCTacacaattttttcttaatgaaaatgatattggTAAGAAAAGGGACCTTGCTTCTCAGTCAAAATTAGAAGAGCTAAATGCTTACGTGCCAATTAAAGTCCTGGACCATTTGAATGACGAATCTGAATTAGGTTCCTTTCAAGTAGTAGTGGCTACTGAAACTGTATCCTTAGAAGACAAAATTAAGATCAATTCTTACTGTCATGCCAAcgatatcaaatttgtttcCACAGAGACGAGAGGTCTTTTTGGTAACGTGTTTGTAGATTTTGGTGACGATTTTACAATTATCGATCCTACAGGTGAAGAACCACGTACCGGTATGGTTTCTGATATTGAGGCAGATGGTACTGTAACAATGTTAGACGACAATAGACACGGATTAGAAGATGGAAATTACGTGAAATTTTCTGAAGTGGAAGGCctagaaaaattaaatgatgGAACTCTTTATAAAGTGGAAGTTCTAGGTCCATTTGCATTTAGAATTGGTTCAATCGAACACTTCGGTACTTACAAGAAAGGTGGTGTATTCACCGAAGTTAAAGTTCCTCAAAAGATGTCTTTCAAATCTCTAAAGGACTCCATTCAGAATCCCgaattaatattttcagattttgcTAAATTTGAGAGATCTGCTCAATTACATTTAGGTTTCCAAGCTCTACACCATTTCAAGATAAGACATCAAGATCAACTTCCAAGACCAatgaataatgaagatgcaAATGAACTCGTCAAACTGGTCACAGATTTAGCTGCACAACAACCAAATGTATTATCTGGTGCTGATGTCAACGAAAAATTAATTAGAGAGTTATCGTACCAAGCAAGAGGTGATATTCCTGGTGTTGTAGCCCTTTTTGGTGGGTTAGTTGCCCAAGAAGTACTCAAAGCATGTTCTGGTAAATTTACTCCCTTGAAACAATACATGTACTTCGATTCATTAGAATCATTACCAGATGTCAAAAATTTCCcaagaaatgaagaaacaaCACAAGCAATCAATTGTCGTTATGACAACCAAATTGCTGTCTATGGTATTGACTTCCAAAAGAAAGTTGCTAACTCTAAAGTTTTTTTGGTTGGTTCCGGTGCTATTGGTTGTGAAATGTTAAAGAATTGGGCATTAATGGGTCTCGGTTCTGGCAGCGATGGTTATGTTGTTGTCACTGATAATGATACAATTGAGAAATCCAACTTGAACCGTCAATTCTTATTCAGATCAAAGGATGttggaagaaataaatCAGAAGTTGCGGCTGAGGCAGTTGTTGCCATGAATTCCGATTTAAAGGGCAAGATTGaaccaaaaattgataaagtCGGTACtgaaagtgaagaaatttttaatgacGCCTTTTGGCAAGATTTGGACTTTGTTACGAATGCCTTAGATAATGTCGATGCGCGTACTTACGTCGATCGTCGTTGCGTCTTCTACAGAAAACCATTATTAGAGTCTGGTACTTTGGGTACTAAAGGTAACACCCAAGTAGTTGTCCCAAGATTAACGGaatcatattcttcttcaagaGATCCACCAGAAAAATCCATTCCTTTATGTACTTTACGTTCTTTCCCAAGTAAAATCGATCATACTATTGCTTGGGCAAAGTCTCTTTTCCAAGGTTACTTCTTTGACGTACCTGAAAACGTCAATATGTTCATAAGTCAACCAGATTTTATTGAGCAAACATTAAAGCAAAGTGGTGACGTGAAAGGTATCATTGAGTCAATCTTAGATtctatcaataataaaccaaaaaatttcgaaGAATGTATCCAATGGGCTCGTCtagaatttgaaaagaagttCAACCATGATATCAAACAATTATTATACAACTTCCCTGCAGATGCGAAAACATCTAGTGGTGAACCTTTCTGGTCAGGTGCAAAGCGTGCACCTACCCCattgattttcaatatcaatgaaGAGAACCATTATGACTTCGTTGTAGGGGGGGCTAATTTACGTGCTTTCAACTTTGGGCTAAATATAGATGGCTCTAGTcaatcaaaagatttctaTGAATCAGTTATAGAGAATATGGATATTCCAGTATTCAAGCCAAAtgtgaatttgaaaattcaagtCAATGACGAGGATCCAGATCCAAATGCCGGCACTCAATCTGGTGATGAAGTTGATACCTTGATCAAGTCCTTGCCAGCCCCTTCTTCTCTATCTCACTTTGCTTTACAACCTGCggaatttgaaaaggatGATGACAGTAATCATcatattgaatttattacaGCCTGTTCAAACTGTAGGGCCGAAAACTACTCTATTGAATTGGCTGATCGTCAGAAAACTAAATTTATCGCTGGTCGTATCATTCCTGCAATCGCGACCACGACTGGTTTAGTTACTGGTTTAGTTAATTTGGAACTGTACAAGATCGTAGATGGTAAGGATGATATTGaacaatataaaaatggATTTGTAAACCTGGCATTACCTTTCTTCGGTTTCTCCGAACCAATTGCTTCACCAAAGGGCAAATATAACGAGAAGACGTACGATAAAATATGGGATAGATTTGACATTCAAGGTGATATTAAGCTGCAGGAGTTGATCGACAATTTCGAAAAGAATGAAGGTTTAGAAATAACAATGCTTTCATACGGAGTTTCACTATTATACGCCTCCTTCTTCCCACCaaagaagttgaaagaTAGATTAAATCTACCTATTACTGAACTAGTAAAGGTTGTAACCAAAAATGAAGTTCCATCACATGTTCGTACCATGATTCTAGAAATCTGTACAGATGACAAGGATGGTGAGGATGCCGAAGTCCCTTATATTACAATTCATTTataa